The following coding sequences lie in one Oncorhynchus gorbuscha isolate QuinsamMale2020 ecotype Even-year linkage group LG10, OgorEven_v1.0, whole genome shotgun sequence genomic window:
- the LOC124045304 gene encoding uncharacterized protein LOC124045304, giving the protein MGSGSSRGKKVAPASVNEINSFRRHDNTVHVLKEERHLFKPLKITTSTNLSQSRNRAQQDCHSEGHDSEFSVEDDDIDVELNRVLQEYDNRELRSKRKTYQTKPFIRSNTYGLCYSSRVHNESVFNSTPHWQSSELSEGPGACCPDNGSVGVKDKKGIPGFYQFCKNTQIQFSSGTQENDLLTTGSACVESVPRAETDSVLEDGNGPSLSMPVILYDGSEVDLMETIEREFS; this is encoded by the exons atgggtaGCGGTAGTAGTCGAGGAAAGAAGGTTGCTCCTGCCAGTGTCAACGAGATAAACTCATTCAGAAGACATGACAACACAGTCCACGTTTTGAAAGAGGAAAGACACTTGTTCAAACCATTGAAAATAACAACATCTACGAATTTAAGTCAGTCACGAAATAGAGCGCAACAAGACTGCCACAGTGAAGGACACGATTCTGAATTTTCCGTAGAGGATGATGACATTGATGTGGAACTGAATCGAGTTCTACAGGAATATGACAATCGGGAATTGCGTTCCAAGAGGAAAACGTATCAAACGAAGCCATTCATAAGGTCTAATACATATGGGTTATGTTATTCCAGTCGAGTCCACAATGAAAGCGTTTTCAATTCAACCCCTCACTGGCAGAGTTCTGAATTGTCGGAGGGGCCTGGGGCATGTTGTCCAGATAACGGTTCTGTTGGAGTCAAGGACAAGAAAGGCATCCCGGGCTTCTACCAGTTTTGCAAAAATACACAGATTCAGTTCTCAAGCGGAACTCAGGAAAAT GACTTGTTGACAACGGGGTCAGCTTGTGTGGAGTCAGTGCCTCGAGCAGAAACAGACTC AGTCCTGGAAGATGGCAatggtccctctctctccatgcctgTCATTCTGTATGATGGATCAGAAGTGGACCTTATggagaccatagagagagagtttAGTTGA